A region from the Actinomycetota bacterium genome encodes:
- a CDS encoding 50S ribosomal protein L7/L12 — MAKLSTDELIDAFKELTLIELSEFVSQFEEVFGVTAAAPVAVAAAPAAGGGDSGAAAGAEQDEFDVILEDGGAQKIAVIKEVRALTNLGLKEAKDLVEGAPKPVLEKVKKDAAEAAKATLEG; from the coding sequence ATGGCTAAGCTCAGCACCGATGAATTGATCGATGCCTTTAAGGAACTGACCCTCATTGAGTTGTCAGAATTTGTTTCACAGTTCGAAGAAGTCTTCGGCGTAACTGCCGCAGCTCCTGTTGCTGTTGCCGCTGCACCTGCAGCTGGCGGTGGCGATTCAGGCGCAGCTGCTGGCGCAGAACAGGATGAATTCGATGTCATCCTCGAAGATGGTGGCGCTCAGAAGATCGCTGTCATCAAGGAAGTTCGCGCACTAACCAACCTTGGACTCAAGGAAGCAAAGGACCTCGTTGAAGGTGCACCAAAGCCAGTACTAGAGAAGGTCAAGAAGGATGCTGCTGAAGCAGCTAAGGCCACTCTTGAAGGTG